A window from Bacteroidota bacterium encodes these proteins:
- a CDS encoding glycosyltransferase has product MINKDISVVIPLYNEQESLFELTQWIKRIMEENEFSYEIILIDDGSKDTSWKQIEELSAQNPDIKGIKFRRNYGKSAALNIGFEAACGEVVITMDADLQDSPDEIPQLYFMIKNESYDLVSGWKKKRYDPFTKTVPTKLFNWATRKMSGINLHDFNCGLKAYKKEVVKSIEVYGEMHRYIPVIAKWNGFSNITEKEVAHQERKYGVTKFGMERFINGFLDLISIMFVSRFGKKPMHFFGFLGTLIFLAGFFITLWLGGQKLYFVANNIPAALITQRPLFYIALTSIILGTQLFLAGFLGELISRNSPTRNTYLITKKTNL; this is encoded by the coding sequence ATGATTAATAAAGATATTTCTGTTGTAATTCCGCTTTATAATGAGCAGGAATCCCTTTTTGAACTTACCCAGTGGATTAAAAGAATAATGGAAGAAAATGAATTTTCCTATGAAATAATTTTAATTGATGATGGTAGCAAGGATACATCCTGGAAACAAATTGAAGAGTTATCTGCACAAAATCCTGACATTAAAGGAATAAAATTCAGGAGGAATTACGGGAAATCTGCAGCACTTAATATTGGATTTGAAGCTGCTTGTGGAGAAGTAGTTATTACAATGGACGCTGACCTTCAAGATAGCCCCGATGAAATTCCCCAGCTTTATTTCATGATAAAAAATGAAAGCTATGACCTGGTTTCCGGCTGGAAAAAGAAAAGATACGATCCTTTCACCAAGACTGTTCCTACTAAGCTTTTCAATTGGGCAACGCGTAAAATGTCCGGAATTAATTTGCATGATTTTAATTGCGGTCTTAAAGCCTATAAAAAGGAAGTTGTAAAAAGCATTGAAGTTTATGGTGAAATGCACCGCTATATACCTGTTATTGCTAAATGGAATGGCTTCTCTAATATTACAGAAAAAGAAGTGGCACACCAGGAGCGTAAGTATGGAGTCACAAAGTTTGGAATGGAAAGGTTCATTAATGGATTTTTAGATTTAATTTCCATAATGTTTGTTTCTAGATTCGGTAAAAAACCAATGCATTTTTTCGGTTTTTTAGGCACATTAATATTTTTGGCTGGTTTTTTTATAACACTTTGGCTTGGGGGGCAAAAACTTTATTTTGTTGCCAATAATATTCCCGCAGCTTTAATAACCCAAAGGCCCTTATTCTACATTGCTCTAACCTCTATTATTCTTGGAACTCAACTGTTTTTGGCTGGGTTTCTTGGCGAGCTTATTTCAAGAAATTCGCCTACAAGAAACACTTATTTAATTACAAAAAAGACAAACCTGTAA
- a CDS encoding DUF4199 domain-containing protein, which produces MENIKTPLNYGSIAGVVAFSIFLIIYMLGYNPLGSYSWVGAWVPIVFIILGIKKHRDQNLEGFITYGQAFGMGFMITFIFASLFGLLVYIFGTVVDPGIVEMTRSESLEAMQQASDQMPQIFSEELYDKMIEQLEAITISSLSFSEFTNKLFWGIIISLLAAAFLKHSKSPFEEDSND; this is translated from the coding sequence ATGGAGAATATTAAAACACCTTTAAATTATGGTAGTATTGCGGGAGTAGTTGCATTCTCAATTTTCCTGATTATCTATATGTTAGGATACAACCCATTGGGCAGTTACAGCTGGGTAGGTGCTTGGGTTCCTATTGTTTTTATTATTCTTGGAATAAAAAAACATCGGGATCAAAACCTTGAAGGGTTCATAACCTATGGCCAGGCATTTGGTATGGGCTTTATGATTACTTTTATTTTTGCTTCCCTATTTGGTTTACTTGTTTATATTTTCGGAACAGTAGTAGATCCGGGAATTGTTGAAATGACAAGGTCCGAGTCATTGGAAGCAATGCAACAAGCATCTGATCAAATGCCACAGATTTTCAGTGAAGAGTTGTATGATAAAATGATTGAACAGCTTGAGGCGATTACAATTTCATCACTTTCATTTTCCGAATTTACCAATAAACTTTTTTGGGGTATCATAATTTCACTCCTTGCTGCTGCTTTCCTAAAGCATAGCAAATCACCTTTTGAAGAAGACTCGAATGATTAA
- a CDS encoding agmatine deiminase family protein — protein MNYTSTFLKQLFAVVAMLFICSFSIAQKIDQTFLPKGFAPGEKEKMKEYLENRNNQRSSTVITTPPTGSAIRTMSEWEEVQALVIVWTSYLPVHREIIKAVQNETPVIIVCSDSNTVKSNLTSNGVALTNLSFLIAPFNSVWIRDYMANSVYTNNVDSLVLVDWIYNRPRPKDDTLARSIANYMNIPLYETSGGINNLINVGGNYMTDGFGNDFSSNLVLDENPTQSSTEIGQIMNNFMGTGNYIKMNTLPYDGIHHIDMHMKLLDEETLLIGEYPAGVADGPQIEANLQYVLSNHNSVFGTPFKIIRIPMPPEPGYDYPPNSYYYTYANNSIVNKTILMPTYPVNATTPSYHDTIAIRIMQEAMPGYNVVGINTKSTISASGSLHCITHSIGVTHPLLIKHQALPNTTNSTIDYSVEAKIMHKSGISAATMYYRTDISQAFVSVSMTLLNPLTDNWTANIPAQIDGTIIHYYIQAQAVTGKQQVRPITAPTGYYTFEVYQPLNIEEMTSAVDFKNAYPNPSKGITCIPVQTLSSVKGSIKLFDIAGREIATIFEGEFTRGNSNYFINTQEISSGAYLLILQQGEVKQAQKLMIR, from the coding sequence ATGAATTATACTTCTACTTTTTTAAAACAACTTTTTGCAGTTGTAGCAATGCTTTTTATTTGCAGTTTTTCAATAGCTCAGAAAATTGATCAAACCTTTCTTCCAAAAGGGTTTGCTCCTGGAGAAAAGGAGAAAATGAAAGAATATCTTGAAAACAGGAATAACCAAAGGTCCTCCACTGTTATAACTACACCTCCAACCGGATCGGCAATTAGAACAATGTCAGAATGGGAAGAAGTTCAAGCATTGGTTATTGTATGGACAAGTTATTTGCCTGTTCATAGAGAAATAATTAAGGCTGTGCAAAATGAAACACCTGTTATTATTGTTTGCAGTGATTCAAATACCGTGAAAAGTAACCTCACCTCAAATGGTGTTGCTCTCACTAATTTAAGTTTTCTTATAGCTCCTTTTAATTCTGTTTGGATTAGGGATTATATGGCAAATTCAGTCTATACAAATAATGTAGATTCTCTTGTTTTGGTTGATTGGATTTATAACCGTCCACGCCCCAAAGATGATACTTTGGCACGATCCATTGCCAATTACATGAATATCCCCTTATATGAAACATCGGGTGGAATTAACAATTTAATTAATGTGGGCGGCAATTATATGACTGATGGGTTTGGAAATGATTTTTCTTCCAATCTGGTACTTGATGAAAATCCAACCCAGAGTTCCACCGAAATAGGACAGATTATGAACAACTTTATGGGCACTGGTAATTATATAAAAATGAATACCCTTCCTTATGATGGTATACATCATATTGATATGCACATGAAGTTATTGGATGAAGAAACACTTTTAATTGGAGAATATCCTGCAGGAGTTGCAGATGGGCCTCAAATTGAAGCTAACCTTCAATATGTTTTAAGTAACCACAATTCAGTTTTTGGCACACCCTTTAAAATTATAAGAATTCCAATGCCTCCTGAACCCGGATATGATTATCCTCCTAACAGCTACTACTATACCTATGCAAACAATAGCATTGTAAATAAAACAATCTTAATGCCTACCTATCCTGTAAATGCTACAACTCCTTCATACCATGATACCATTGCAATTCGTATTATGCAAGAAGCTATGCCCGGTTATAATGTAGTTGGGATAAATACCAAAAGCACTATTTCAGCAAGTGGTTCATTGCATTGTATTACACATTCTATAGGAGTTACTCATCCACTTTTAATAAAGCACCAGGCTCTGCCAAATACAACTAATTCTACTATAGATTATAGTGTGGAAGCCAAAATAATGCACAAAAGCGGTATTTCTGCTGCTACTATGTATTATAGAACCGATATTTCACAAGCCTTTGTTTCAGTTTCAATGACTTTGCTTAATCCATTAACGGATAACTGGACCGCTAATATTCCTGCTCAAATTGATGGAACAATAATTCATTATTATATTCAAGCGCAGGCTGTAACCGGCAAACAGCAGGTTAGGCCAATAACAGCACCAACAGGATACTATACTTTTGAAGTATATCAGCCCTTAAATATCGAAGAAATGACAAGTGCAGTTGATTTTAAAAATGCATATCCTAATCCTTCCAAAGGAATTACTTGCATTCCTGTTCAAACTCTAAGTTCTGTAAAGGGAAGCATCAAACTTTTTGATATTGCCGGAAGAGAAATTGCAACAATTTTCGAAGGAGAATTTACGCGTGGCAACAGTAATTATTTTATAAATACCCAGGAAATCAGTTCAGGAGCGTATTTGCTTATTTTACAACAGGGAGAAGTAAAGCAGGCCCAAAAATTAATGATTAGATAA
- the fsa gene encoding fructose-6-phosphate aldolase, whose translation MKFFIDTANLDQIREAQDLGVLDGVTTNPSLMAKEGIKGHDNVIKHYIDICNIVDGDVSAEVIATDFETIVKEGEFLASLHPQIVVKVPMIKDGIKAIKHFSDKGIKTNCTLVFSAGQALLAAKAGATYVSPFIGRLDDIATDGLDLIDQIVTIYQNYGYETQVLAASVRHTMHLVKCAEIGADVVTCPLNVITDLLKHPLTTIGLDTFLSDHKKSNA comes from the coding sequence ATGAAATTTTTTATTGACACAGCAAACCTCGATCAGATAAGGGAAGCACAGGATCTTGGAGTTCTTGATGGTGTAACCACTAATCCTTCATTAATGGCCAAAGAAGGAATAAAAGGCCATGATAATGTTATAAAACATTATATTGACATCTGCAATATTGTTGACGGTGATGTTAGTGCTGAAGTAATTGCTACAGATTTTGAAACCATTGTGAAAGAAGGTGAATTTCTTGCATCGCTTCACCCACAAATTGTTGTAAAGGTACCTATGATAAAGGATGGTATTAAAGCTATCAAACATTTTTCCGATAAAGGAATAAAGACAAACTGCACACTTGTTTTTTCAGCCGGCCAGGCATTATTGGCGGCAAAAGCAGGTGCTACCTATGTTTCTCCTTTCATTGGCAGATTAGATGATATTGCTACGGACGGTTTGGATTTAATTGACCAGATAGTTACTATTTATCAAAACTACGGGTATGAAACACAAGTGCTTGCTGCTTCTGTTAGACACACAATGCATTTGGTGAAATGTGCTGAAATAGGCGCTGATGTTGTAACTTGTCCTTTAAATGTAATTACCGATTTACTTAAGCACCCATTAACAACAATTGGTTTGGATACTTTTCTTTCTGATCATAAAAAGAGTAATGCATAA
- a CDS encoding threonylcarbamoyl-AMP synthase, producing the protein MLLKIHPDNPAPRHIKMVVDCIKSGGVIIYPTDTVYGFACDMNNMKAAERICKIKGLKPEKANFSFIFYDLSHLSDYTMQIDNITFKLLKKVLPGPFTFILNANNKVPKLFKSKKKTIGIRIPDNKIPGEIVKELNNPIISTSVYDPDEIIEYTTDPELIYERYKNQVDMVIDGGYGHNVASTIVDCTEGEPVILRQGIGEL; encoded by the coding sequence ATGCTTTTAAAAATCCATCCTGATAATCCTGCACCAAGACACATTAAAATGGTTGTAGACTGTATTAAAAGCGGTGGAGTTATTATTTACCCCACTGATACTGTGTATGGATTTGCCTGCGATATGAATAATATGAAAGCGGCAGAGCGTATTTGTAAGATAAAAGGCCTGAAACCGGAAAAAGCGAATTTTTCATTTATTTTTTATGATCTAAGCCATCTTTCTGATTATACCATGCAAATTGATAACATTACTTTTAAGTTGTTAAAAAAAGTTCTTCCAGGGCCATTTACCTTTATTCTTAATGCAAATAATAAAGTTCCAAAATTGTTTAAAAGCAAGAAAAAGACAATTGGTATACGTATTCCTGATAATAAAATCCCGGGAGAGATTGTGAAAGAACTCAATAATCCTATTATCTCAACTTCAGTTTACGATCCGGATGAAATTATTGAATATACCACGGATCCCGAGCTTATTTATGAAAGGTATAAAAATCAGGTAGATATGGTGATTGATGGGGGATATGGGCACAATGTAGCATCAACAATTGTAGATTGCACTGAAGGGGAACCTGTTATTCTAAGACAGGGAATAGGAGAATTGTAA
- a CDS encoding SOS response-associated peptidase has product MCFHNSIHKKAKVIQNRYKANFLNAEIFVPIYHGNGFNFPKWPVITYDKKDCIQLFDWGLIPSWVKSKGQATEIKLNTLNARSETVFEKPSFRVAAKKNRCIVPSTGFFEWQTLNNKKYPFFIYPEQDDFFSFAGIWEEWLDKETGELIKTFSILTTQANPLLTKIHNTKQRMPVILPEHLESDWLNPNISQEDVMAFCIPFDAKLMKAHTVSRLITSRTELSNVPGVQEEYKYVELV; this is encoded by the coding sequence ATGTGTTTTCATAATTCTATACATAAAAAAGCCAAAGTAATTCAAAACAGGTATAAGGCAAATTTTCTAAATGCTGAAATTTTTGTTCCTATATATCATGGGAATGGCTTTAATTTTCCCAAATGGCCCGTTATTACCTATGATAAAAAAGACTGCATTCAACTTTTTGACTGGGGACTTATTCCAAGTTGGGTAAAATCAAAAGGACAAGCCACAGAAATAAAGTTAAATACTTTGAATGCAAGGTCAGAAACGGTATTTGAAAAACCTTCTTTTCGAGTTGCCGCTAAAAAGAACCGTTGCATTGTTCCCTCAACAGGTTTTTTTGAATGGCAAACCCTGAACAATAAAAAATATCCCTTTTTTATTTATCCTGAACAAGACGATTTTTTTTCTTTTGCTGGAATATGGGAAGAATGGCTTGATAAAGAAACGGGTGAATTAATAAAGACTTTTTCAATATTAACAACCCAGGCCAATCCTTTACTGACTAAAATTCACAATACAAAACAAAGAATGCCTGTTATATTACCCGAACATCTCGAATCGGACTGGTTAAATCCCAACATTTCCCAAGAAGATGTAATGGCATTCTGTATTCCTTTTGATGCTAAGCTCATGAAAGCGCATACTGTAAGCAGGCTTATTACCTCAAGAACTGAATTATCTAACGTTCCTGGTGTTCAGGAAGAGTATAAATATGTTGAATTAGTTTAA
- a CDS encoding PQQ-dependent sugar dehydrogenase, whose amino-acid sequence MKRFIGTSVLFIVLFTFSVQAQINLVALATGFNKPVSISHANDNRLFVVEKDGRIVIVDTIGNLNAGYFLDINSKVNSSGGEQGLLGLAFHPDYASNGYFYVNYTDNSDSTCISRFTVNSLDSQSADVNSETIIMKIHQPFTNHNGGDIKFGPDGYLYIGVGDGGGSGDPFNNAQNPLVLLGKILRIDINQGQAYSIPTTNPFVASPDTLDEIWALGLRNPWRISFDRLSNDFWIADVGQNTEEEINMQLASSQGGENYGWRCYEGNLTFNPSGCGLASDYFYPVFTYPNTGFLNDCSVTGGYVYRGIKYPDFNGHYFYADYCSGKIWSISDSSGTLKNHFYGEFSKSLSTFGEDSKGELYVASLNQGVVYKLESNISSQTQNQKKKNSVISLFPNPVIDQLNFSLTTDFSNNTDLSFTLFDLTGKILISFNLKQKENLDYNFSLNDWNIQPGCYFYQLQKGSEKLAYGKLIFVSK is encoded by the coding sequence ATGAAGCGTTTTATTGGAACATCCGTATTATTCATAGTACTATTTACCTTTAGCGTGCAAGCTCAAATTAACCTTGTGGCTTTAGCAACCGGGTTCAATAAACCTGTAAGTATTTCCCATGCAAATGACAATCGCTTGTTTGTGGTGGAAAAAGATGGGCGAATTGTAATTGTAGATACAATTGGTAACTTAAATGCCGGTTACTTTCTTGATATAAATTCCAAAGTAAATTCATCAGGAGGAGAACAGGGATTACTTGGTCTTGCATTTCATCCTGATTATGCATCCAACGGATATTTTTATGTTAATTATACTGATAATTCTGACAGTACCTGTATTTCTCGCTTTACCGTAAATAGTCTTGATTCTCAAAGTGCTGATGTAAACAGCGAAACAATAATTATGAAAATTCATCAACCATTTACCAATCATAACGGAGGAGATATTAAATTTGGACCTGATGGATACCTGTATATTGGTGTTGGCGATGGAGGAGGCTCGGGGGACCCTTTTAACAATGCCCAAAATCCGTTGGTATTGTTGGGAAAAATACTCCGAATAGATATAAATCAGGGACAAGCTTATTCAATACCAACTACAAATCCTTTTGTTGCAAGTCCTGATACTTTAGATGAGATATGGGCACTTGGATTACGCAATCCCTGGCGCATAAGTTTTGACAGGCTGAGCAATGATTTTTGGATCGCTGATGTAGGTCAAAACACGGAGGAAGAAATAAACATGCAATTGGCTTCCAGCCAGGGAGGGGAGAACTACGGCTGGCGGTGTTACGAGGGAAACCTTACATTCAATCCTTCCGGTTGTGGTCTTGCATCAGATTATTTTTATCCTGTTTTTACCTATCCTAACACAGGATTTTTAAATGATTGTTCAGTTACCGGAGGTTATGTTTATAGAGGTATAAAATATCCCGATTTTAATGGGCATTATTTTTATGCAGATTACTGCAGCGGCAAAATTTGGTCAATATCAGATAGTAGCGGCACATTGAAAAATCATTTTTATGGGGAATTTAGCAAAAGTTTAAGCACTTTTGGAGAAGACTCAAAGGGGGAATTATATGTGGCTTCCTTAAATCAGGGTGTAGTATATAAATTAGAAAGTAATATTTCTTCTCAAACTCAAAATCAGAAAAAAAAAAATTCGGTAATAAGCCTATTTCCAAATCCAGTAATTGATCAACTCAATTTTTCTTTAACAACTGATTTCAGCAATAACACAGATTTATCCTTTACTTTATTTGATTTAACGGGTAAAATATTAATTTCATTTAACCTGAAACAAAAAGAAAACTTAGATTATAACTTTTCTCTTAATGACTGGAATATTCAACCGGGATGTTATTTTTATCAACTTCAAAAAGGCAGTGAGAAATTGGCCTATGGAAAATTAATTTTTGTGAGCAAATAG
- a CDS encoding TonB-dependent receptor, whose translation MSFLRIYIIIFLFLITQLTIGQNPNSKGSQAPLTIGKISGTLIDEKSKQPVEFAAVSINELISGKIINGTITDGKGNFKLENIAPGIYVVNFSFMGYEKKSIDSLKTTPEKPDFSIGKVFLSPTVFSLKGIEIEAEASVLESKVDKIVYNADKDITSQAGDASEVLSKVPMVSVDMDGNVQLRGNSNVRILINGKPSGMMANNAADALKMIPADQIKSVEVITSPSAKYDAEGTAGIINIITKKNNIEGVTGNINATAGNRRNSLNANIGLKKGRFNLNSGVNSHYGLPPNGSTEFYREEYTGDQTRTLTQTGDFQVLRKGTNAFLNADYDINAYNSIASGIRVATFGFNRDNDVHVAFDDPALAYKQEYQRSTTNPSGSKSIDCNLDYRKTFANPKKEFFASLLYNNNIKEDNYTLMQTGQYSSLNERSFNNGFNNEFSGQLDYSHPLKEKTLLEVGVKSINRTITSDYTYEIFNNSSDSYEINYNRSNSFLYQQDVYSTYAQMGFKFKEKYELKAGGRYEYTLINGTFNDDGDSKIKNEYGNIIPSISVSRTLKQTSSLRFNYSQRIQRPGLNFLNPFINAGDPKNISYGNPLLTPELTHNFELGYAAFTKKFSLTISAFNKYTTNAIQSFVGVDSSGVTYNTFYNIGTSNSNGINLFGQMTIAKKLTARGSVNTNYMIQSGVVEGKSISNSGLQYNMNINLSYDFGKGYFGEAFLMFNSPRITLQGKVPSFSMSTFGAKKELWKKKGSIGLVVMNPINGKLKFVTELRGENFYQKNTNIVPIRAVSLTFSYKFGKIETKNTSRKGRKENKSDDLKKEDGGSF comes from the coding sequence ATGTCTTTTTTGCGCATTTATATCATCATATTTCTTTTTCTTATCACCCAATTAACAATTGGCCAAAACCCCAATTCTAAAGGATCTCAGGCCCCCCTTACCATTGGTAAAATATCAGGAACCCTTATTGATGAAAAATCAAAACAGCCGGTTGAGTTTGCAGCCGTTTCAATAAATGAATTGATTTCAGGAAAAATTATAAATGGAACAATCACAGATGGAAAAGGAAATTTCAAGCTGGAGAATATTGCTCCTGGAATTTATGTTGTGAATTTTTCATTTATGGGCTATGAAAAAAAGTCCATCGATTCATTAAAAACAACACCTGAAAAACCGGACTTTAGTATTGGAAAAGTTTTTCTTAGCCCAACAGTGTTTTCTTTGAAAGGGATAGAAATAGAGGCAGAGGCTTCAGTACTGGAAAGCAAGGTGGATAAGATTGTATATAATGCCGACAAAGACATTACCTCCCAGGCCGGTGATGCTTCAGAAGTTTTAAGTAAGGTGCCAATGGTTTCGGTGGATATGGATGGGAATGTTCAATTAAGGGGGAATTCAAATGTGAGAATACTTATTAATGGCAAACCTTCAGGAATGATGGCAAACAACGCGGCAGATGCGCTAAAAATGATTCCTGCTGACCAGATAAAAAGTGTAGAAGTAATAACAAGTCCATCTGCAAAATACGATGCCGAAGGAACTGCGGGAATAATTAACATTATCACAAAAAAAAATAACATAGAGGGAGTAACAGGAAATATCAATGCAACAGCAGGGAATAGAAGAAATAGTTTGAATGCAAACATAGGACTTAAAAAGGGAAGGTTTAACCTGAATTCCGGAGTAAATAGCCATTATGGTCTTCCACCCAATGGCTCAACGGAATTTTACCGAGAAGAATACACGGGTGATCAAACACGAACCCTAACCCAAACAGGCGATTTCCAGGTATTAAGAAAAGGAACAAATGCTTTTTTGAATGCAGATTATGATATTAATGCCTATAACAGTATTGCTTCAGGAATAAGAGTAGCTACCTTCGGATTCAACAGGGACAACGATGTCCATGTTGCTTTTGACGACCCTGCACTTGCCTATAAACAGGAATACCAGAGGAGCACAACAAACCCCTCGGGTTCCAAGTCAATTGACTGCAATCTGGATTACCGTAAAACTTTTGCAAACCCTAAAAAAGAATTTTTTGCTTCGTTGCTTTATAACAACAACATTAAGGAGGATAATTATACCCTTATGCAAACAGGGCAATACAGCAGTTTAAATGAGCGGAGTTTTAACAATGGTTTTAACAATGAGTTTTCGGGCCAGTTGGATTACAGCCATCCATTAAAAGAAAAAACCTTACTGGAAGTGGGTGTTAAATCCATAAACCGTACAATAACCAGTGATTACACCTATGAAATTTTCAATAATTCATCTGATTCATATGAAATTAATTACAATAGATCAAACAGCTTTCTTTACCAGCAGGATGTGTATTCAACATATGCACAAATGGGTTTTAAATTTAAAGAAAAATATGAGTTAAAGGCAGGAGGCCGCTATGAATATACTTTGATTAATGGCACTTTTAATGATGATGGAGACTCTAAAATAAAAAATGAATATGGAAATATTATTCCCTCTATTTCTGTTTCCAGGACATTAAAGCAAACCTCAAGTTTACGTTTTAATTATTCACAACGAATTCAAAGGCCTGGTTTGAATTTTCTTAATCCATTTATTAATGCAGGTGATCCCAAAAACATCTCTTATGGCAACCCTTTACTGACGCCTGAATTAACACATAATTTCGAATTGGGTTATGCTGCTTTTACCAAAAAATTCAGCCTAACCATTTCCGCTTTTAACAAATATACAACCAATGCAATTCAGAGTTTTGTTGGTGTTGATTCATCCGGAGTTACTTACAACACGTTTTATAATATAGGCACAAGTAATTCCAACGGGATTAATTTATTTGGACAAATGACAATTGCTAAAAAACTTACTGCACGAGGATCAGTAAACACCAATTACATGATTCAAAGCGGAGTGGTAGAAGGCAAGTCTATAAGCAATTCAGGGTTGCAATACAACATGAACATTAACTTAAGCTATGATTTCGGGAAAGGATACTTTGGGGAAGCATTTTTAATGTTTAATTCTCCACGAATAACCTTGCAGGGTAAGGTTCCTTCATTTTCCATGTCAACTTTTGGAGCAAAAAAAGAATTGTGGAAAAAGAAAGGAAGTATAGGCCTGGTTGTTATGAACCCCATTAACGGCAAACTGAAATTCGTAACCGAATTAAGGGGAGAAAATTTTTACCAGAAAAACACCAATATTGTTCCAATTCGCGCAGTAAGCCTTACTTTTAGTTACAAGTTTGGAAAGATAGAAACCAAGAATACATCCCGTAAAGGCCGTAAGGAAAATAAAAGTGATGACCTGAAAAAAGAAGATGGAGGATCTTTCTGA
- a CDS encoding transposase produces MEWVYTKKYASGEDAQLSIFEWIEYWYNTRRRHSALGYLTINEFENQLSKQNIAA; encoded by the coding sequence ATTGAATGGGTTTACACAAAGAAATATGCTTCTGGAGAAGATGCTCAATTATCTATATTTGAATGGATAGAATATTGGTACAACACAAGGAGAAGGCATTCTGCCTTAGGATATTTGACAATTAATGAGTTTGAAAATCAACTAAGTAAACAAAACATTGCTGCATAG
- a CDS encoding NAD(P)/FAD-dependent oxidoreductase, with amino-acid sequence MSNIELPLLLPESKLKRIVIAGGGFGGLQLCKELRGQNYEVVLIDRHNYHTFQPLLYQVATAGLEPDSIAYPFRKLFKHYPNFYFRLAEIEKIDHQQNSIVTDIGILEYDILILATGSTTNFYGIEGVKKYAFPMKTIPQALDLRSIILQNFEQALPITNELLLNEQINVVIVGGGPTGVEMSGALGELKNNVFPIDYPEIDLSMMQVYLVEAGERLLSGMSKQASAKALKYLEDFGINVMRSSSVKDFDGKTVLLSDGKTLSAKTLIWAAGVKGNIPEGLPEQQVTKTSRLKVDRYCKVQEFENIFAIGDLAYMEEEKYPGGHPMVAPVAIQQANFLIKHFNRLKNNSKTTPFCYKDKGKMATIGRNKAVVDMKGFKFQGIFAWFVWMFVHLMSLVGFRNRVVVLIDWFYNYISYDQALRLIIRPFKRR; translated from the coding sequence ATGAGCAATATTGAATTACCCCTACTGCTTCCCGAGAGCAAATTAAAAAGAATTGTAATTGCAGGAGGCGGCTTTGGAGGATTACAATTGTGTAAAGAGCTAAGAGGGCAAAATTATGAAGTTGTTTTAATAGACCGGCATAACTACCATACTTTCCAGCCCTTATTGTACCAGGTGGCAACCGCAGGGCTGGAGCCGGATTCCATTGCTTATCCTTTCAGGAAACTTTTTAAACATTATCCCAATTTTTATTTCCGCCTGGCAGAAATAGAGAAGATCGATCATCAGCAAAACAGCATTGTTACCGATATAGGCATTTTGGAATATGATATTCTTATTTTGGCAACAGGAAGCACAACCAATTTTTACGGGATTGAAGGCGTAAAAAAGTATGCTTTCCCTATGAAAACCATTCCCCAGGCACTGGACCTTCGCAGTATAATTTTACAAAATTTTGAACAGGCCCTGCCAATAACAAATGAGTTGTTATTAAATGAACAAATCAATGTTGTTATTGTAGGTGGAGGCCCTACTGGCGTAGAAATGTCAGGTGCTTTGGGAGAATTAAAAAACAATGTTTTTCCAATTGATTATCCCGAAATAGACCTTTCCATGATGCAGGTATATTTAGTAGAGGCAGGCGAAAGGCTGCTTTCAGGAATGTCAAAACAAGCTTCAGCTAAAGCCCTAAAATACCTGGAAGATTTCGGAATAAATGTGATGCGCTCTTCCAGTGTTAAGGATTTTGATGGAAAAACAGTTTTATTGAGTGATGGAAAAACCCTTTCTGCCAAAACGCTTATTTGGGCAGCAGGGGTAAAGGGAAATATTCCTGAGGGCTTGCCGGAGCAGCAGGTAACAAAAACAAGCCGCCTAAAGGTGGACAGATATTGCAAAGTGCAAGAGTTTGAAAATATTTTTGCAATTGGTGACCTGGCCTATATGGAGGAGGAAAAATACCCTGGGGGGCATCCCATGGTAGCACCCGTGGCAATTCAACAAGCAAATTTTTTAATCAAACATTTCAACAGGCTTAAAAACAATTCAAAAACGACTCCCTTTTGCTATAAGGATAAAGGAAAAATGGCAACCATAGGGCGCAATAAAGCAGTTGTAGATATGAAAGGCTTTAAATTCCAGGGAATTTTTGCCTGGTTTGTTTGGATGTTCGTGCATTTAATGTCATTGGTTGGTTTTAGAAACAGGGTGGTAGTGCTTATTGATTGGTTTTATAATTACATTTCTTATGACCAGGCCTTGAGGCTGATTATTCGGCCGTTTAAGCGGAGATGA